The region GGCTTTCATTACTTCAAAGATAGAAAGCTCTTTTAAATAAACAAGTCAATTTTATAAAAAGAAAAGCCGGAAAAGTAAATTTAACTTTTCCGGCTGGAAATGTGCAATTCAACTAATTAGAATTTCAACTCAATATTTAAATCGAAATTATCGTAAATCGTTTGGTCTCCAAGTCCGCTAAAAAAGCTACCGGAATTGTATTTCACGTTATATTTAGAACGATCTATACTTAATTTAGTAGTAGCAGTATTGTTATTATAATCCAAATCGAAAGTCACGGGATGGGTGTTTTCTTTAATAGTAAGATCGCCAACCACACCATAGGTGCCGTCTTCTTTTTTGGCAACGCTGGTAATCACTAATTTTGAAGTTGGATGATTATCCACACCAAAGAAATCGTCTGAATTTAAATGACCTTCCAAACCTGCTTTGTTGTCTCCTTTAAGATCGGTTACGGTGATCGTGCTCATATCCATTACAAATTCACCACCTACGATTTGATCATTCTCAAATTGGAATTTCCCACCTTTTAGATCTATGGTTCCAGAGTGAGATCCTAATACTTTTTTTCCTGTCCAGGCGATGTTACTGGCCTGTGCGTTTACTTGTTTTTCCATAATAATTTTTTTCTTTTTCTTTTTCTTTTTTCAATTTCAATAGCAATTTCTTTCCCGTCTCTAATTAGAATTTTAATTCTACATCAAGTTCAAAATTATCGTAGATAGTTTGGTCACCAAGGTTATCAAAGAAACTTCCAGAACCGTAACGTACATCGTATTTAGAACGGTCTATGGTTAAATCGGTAGAAGCTGAATTCTTGTCCATATCTAAATCGAAAGTAATAGAGTTTGTTTTTTCTTTAATAGTAAGATCGGCAACTACACCATAAGTGTCATTACTTTTCTTTGCAACACTGGTAATTACCAATTTGGCGTTAGGGTAGTTATTCACTCCAAAAAAATCATCAGATTTTAAGTGACCTTCTAACTTTCCTTTGTCTTCTCCTTTAAGATCGGTTACCGTAATAGAAGACATATCCATTACAAATTCACCACCTTTAAGTTCGCCGTTTTCCATAGTGAAATAACCTTCTTTCAAGTCTATGGTTCCTTCGTGAGAACCGGTTACTTTTTCGCCTTCCCATTCAATGTTGCTGTTTTTTACATCAATTTTCTTTTCCTGTGCGTTTACATTGGTAAAAGATAAAAGAGATACGATAACTGTAGATGCAAGAGCACCTTTAAATAGATTCTTTTTCATAGCAATTTTTAATTTAAATTAATTTGATTTTGGTTTATATTAAGTGGAATAATTCTTCTTCTTGTTTTCTAACTTTTTTAGCGTGTTGCAATTGGTCTGCTTCACTTCTGTAACCTGCGGTAGCAATTACAGCAGTGCTTAAATTAGTTCCTGAAATTCCCAGGATCTCATCAAACTTTTGCGCATCAAAACCTTCCATTGGGCAGGTATCGATCTTTAAATGTGCTGCTGCAGAAAGCAAATTACCAAGGGCGATATAGGCTTGTTTTTGTGCCCATACTGATTGCTGTTCTTCGGTTTTTCCTAAGATATTGGATGTCAGCATATCTTTCAATCCGCTTAAATCCTGAACCTGAACTTCACGAATTTTACTGATGTTTTCCAGGTATGCATCGATATAAGCTTCATTGAGCTTTTTAAGTCCGGCAAATACAAATACGTGTGAAGCATCGGTAAGTTGAGACTGGTTCCACGCAGCCGCTTTTAATTTTTCTTTGGTTTCCTTATCGGAAATTACAAATACCTTGTAAGGCTGAAGTCCGTATGAAGAGGCTGAAAGCTGAATGCTTTTTTGAAGTTTCTCTACGTCTTCCTGACTTAAAGATTTTTCTGCATCAAACTTTTTAGTGGCGTAACGCCAGTTTAAATTTTCTATATAATTTTCCATAGTTATTTTCTTATTTTATTTAAGCAATTAGTAACAAATTCAATTTCGTCTTCACTGATTTCTTTAATCAGTTCTTGTTCTACTGCATCTACCTTTGGGTCAATTTCTTTTAAAAGGTTTAAACCTTTTTCGGTAATGCTTATTTCAACCTTCCGCCGGTTGGCTTCACAAATAATTCTTTGCGTAAGTTCTTTGGCGATAAGTTTATCTACCAGCCGGGTGGTATTACTCATTTTACTCACCATACGCTCCTGGATGGTGCTAAGATTGGCCGGTTTTCCTTTTTGACCCCTTAAAATTCGAAGGACATTAAATTGCTGAATAGAAATATCGAAAGGTTTAAGCGCAGCGGCTACATTCTCATCTATAAGATTTGCGGTTACCAGAATGCTAAGGCTTAGCTTTCTTGCCGGTGGTAAATTATTTGTTTTTAATTGGTCTTCGATTTTCATTTGTCTAAACAACATTTGTATATACAAATATAAGCAGGTTTTATAATTTAGTTCTAAATTAAATGTTAAATTTTTGTACCAGAATCTAATGGATTGAAACCACTGTTTTTTAAAACTTTCAATATCTTTACAGTGAAAAATTAATAGGAATAATAGATTCCCTGCTTCAAAGGGATTCAGTAAAAAATAAGATGTATGAAAGAACTTAGTCAGGAAGAATGGCAATCACAGCTACAACAAGATGAAAACGCAGTGATTTTAGATGTTAGAACTGAAGAAGAGGTAGAGGATGGGTATATCCCCAACGCTAAAAACCTTGATATTTATAAAGGACAGGAATTTGTAAATGAAGTGGAAAAACTGGATAAGAATAAAAATTACTATATCTATTGCCGTTCTGGAAAACGCAGCGCACAAGCTTGCACTATTTTAGACCAGATGAATTTTGCTAACACCTATAACCTTGAAGGCGGATTTATGGAATGGGAAGGCGAGAAGGCTGAGGATTAAGTTTTTAAAAAGCAGTAAAATCAATTTTACTCGATAATCGAGATTTAAATGCTCCGAGACTTGCCTCGAAAATTAAACAATAGTTTTCAATGGATGCCCCGTGGGCTTGCTCCGAGGTAGTTTACTGCTTTTTTTATTTAATTAGATCTATCTATTAACAACCAACGTGTTCCTATACTTATTATAGTAAGGATTTCGCCATTTGATATACTGGTTATACTATTATCCTGAATATCGTCCAGGGTATCTCCATTTACGAAATTAAGCGCCGTGGTACTACTTCCCTTACCTATTAATACCAGTTCCCGACCTTTATTAGACGAGGCATCAGGAAATGTAATTGATGAAATATTCGGGTTAATCCTTAAGAAATAAACTTCTTCCCCAATGGTGTAAGTACCAGTTTGACTTCCTGTACTTATATAATTTCTGGTGTGGTTGTGTTTCCAATCAAGTTTGCCTGAATTATCAGAAACTAAAATCTGATTTTCTACTCCCCGGGAATCCGGAAAAATATATTCTTCAGCGTGGGTTTGACCTATTCCTACACGGCCTGCGAAATATCCGGCAAAAACCCTTGAGCTAGAATTGCCTTCGGCACGGGCGTAAATTGCGTATATATTACCTCTTCCGGTGGAAGTTCCAATTTCAGTTAAGATTCCGTAATTATTGCTGTTAGCACCTTCTGTTCGTCCCACTTTATTGTATATGCCATAAATGTTATTACTACCGGTTGTCTTGTTTGTGACATTATGAATACCATATCGCTCGCCTTCTCCCTCACCGGAAACATTTAATTTTAATCCATATTTGATCGCATTGGTTTTACTACGATTTCTTATTTCAATTCCGTAAGTATTCCTGGTTTCAGCGGAGTTGTTGTTATCTATTTCCAGGCCTTTTTTAATATCCTGAGCATCACCGGGATTTATCGCAATTTGAAGTTTACTAATAATATCTTCGGTTCCTATACCGATATTTCCTTCTCTGTATATATTATCTTCAATATTGCCGGGGCTTTCGGTAGAATTAGGTTTATAGAAATTCGTTGCTTTTGCATCTGAAACTATAGACTTCCAGTTGTTTTCCTGATGATGCCAATAGTAAAATCCTGATGGAGAATTATTAAAATCTTCACTAAGAAAAATTAGCATCCCGTGTTGTGCGCTTCCCGGGTTTTGTGAAGGAAATTTCTTTAGACGAGGAATTAGTATTCCATCTATGTTTGACGGACTGTCCTTATCTGAAGCAACAATATCCAATTGGGCTCCCGGTTCGGTTGTTCCAATTCCTACCTGAGAGAAAGCTGTAGTGGCTAAAATTAAAAAATAGAAAAGTATAATTTTTTTCATCATACTAAAAATAACAGTTAAGTAATAAGGTGTTTTTTAGTTAGGGGTGTTTTGGATTTTTAAATATACTTTCTGAAAAACTTTTTCTAAAGAATCTACCAATATTAAGGGATTTCCCTAGCCCTTTGCTTCTTTTACTTTATTCTGAAGCATTTTTATTTCATCCCTGTGTTTTGCAGCAGCCATAAAGTCGAGGTCTTTTGCCGCTTTTTCCATAGCCTTTCTTTTCTCGCGAATTCTTTTTTCCAAATCGGGTTTACTCATATAAGCAACCTCGGCTTCAGCAGCTTTGGTAGTTAATGGTTTTTCAGCATCATATACATCCAGTTTTTCTTTAATCAAGGTACTGTTCTCCAATCTCTTAACCAGTGGAGTAGGACTCATGTTATTTTCTTTGTTATAATTTATCTGCTTGGTCCTTCTATATTCAGTTTGATCGATGGTTTTTTGCATACTATCGGTAATCTTATCGGCATATAAAATCGCTTTTCCTTCTACATGACGCGCCGCACGTCCAATGGTTTGGGTTAGCGAGCGATTACTTCTTAAAAATCCTTCTTTATCGGCATCTATTACGGCTACCAAAGAAACTTCTGGAAGATCCAGACCTTCTCTTAGCAGGTTCACCCCAATGAGTACATCAAATATTCCGCGGCGTAAATCCTGCATAATTTCTACCCGTTCAAGCGTATCAACATCAGAGTGTATATAGCGGCATCTTATATCAATACGGGTAAGGTATTTGGTGAGTTCCTCAGCCATTCTTTTGGTAAGGGTAGTTACCAGGGTTCTTTGATCCTTTTCATTCCTGGTGTGAATTTCTTCAATAAGATCATCAATCTGGTTTAGGCTGGGACGTACTTCTATCACAGGATCTAAAAGTCCGGTTGGTCTTATCACTTGCTCTACGTAAACTCCTTCAGATTTTTGTAATTCGTAATCTGCCGGGGTGGCGCTTACATAAATCACCTGATTTTGTAAGGCCTCAAATTCTTCAAATTTCAACGGACGATTATCCATCGCAGCGGGAAGTCGAAATCCGTATTCAACTAAGGTTTCTTTCCTGGATCTATCCCCACCATACATCGCATGTACCTGCGGAATGGTTACGTGACTTTCATCTACTATCATTAAAAAATCGTCAGGAAAATAATCTAAAAGACAGAAGGGGCGGGTACCGGGTTGTCTACCATCAAGATAACGGGAATAGTTCTCAATACCAGAACAATAACCCAATTCCCGAATCATTTCCAGGTCGAAATTTGTTCTTTCTTCTAAACGTTTCGCTTCCAAATGTTTCCCAATATCCCTAAAATAATCTACCTGTTTTACAAGATCGTCCTGAATATGGTGAATAGCATTTTGCATCACATCGGGCGAGGTTACGAACATATTAGCAGGATAAATATTCAGGCGTTCGTATTTTTCAATAATATCGTTAGTGCCGGGATCAAAAGCTTCAATTTCTTCAATTTCATCTCCAAAAAAGTGAATTCTGAAGGCATTATCGGCATAACTCGGGTAAACGTCAACCGTGTCTCCTTTAATTCTGAAGTTTCCGTGGGAGAATTCAGCTTCGGTTCGGGAATAAAGACTTTGAACAAGTTGATGTAGAAATTTGGTTCGGGAAAGTTGCATATCCCGTTCAATAGAAACCACATTTTTTCGGAACTCTACCGGGTTTCCTATACCATATAAACAAGAAACTGAAGCGACAACAATAACATCACGTCTTCCGCTTAAAAGGGAGGAAGTGGTGCTGAGTCTTAATTTTTCAATTTCCTCATTAATAGAAAGGTCTTTTTCAATATAAGTTCCCGAGGTTGGAATAAAAGCTTCGGGCTGATAATAATCGTAATAACTCACAAAATATTCCACAGCGTTATCCGGAAAAAACAGTTTGAATTCTGAATAAAGCTGGGCAGCAAGGGTTTTATTATGCGCCAAAACCAGGGTGGGCTTTTGCACCTCCTGAATCACGTTGGCTACAGAAAAAGTTTTACCAGATCCCGTCACCCCAAGCAGGGTTTGATATTGGTCGTTATTGTTAATTCCACCAACCAACTGATCTATCGCTTTAGGTTGGTCACCGGTAGGCTTGTAATCTGATTCTATCTTAAATTTCATTCGTGTTACTCGATAATCGAGATTTAAATGCTCCGAGGCTTGGCTCGAAATTCAAAAATTTTTCTATTTAATGCCTCTTGGACTTGCCGCAAGGTAGTTTACTGACTTATTCTCACGAAACTAATCAATAATCCTGCCGCTTCAAACTGAGAAACTTTTCCTTAACGTTTCAGGGTGAAATGACCGCTAAATTCCTGACCATTTGCCAGTTTACCTTTAAACCAATAGTCACTCGGCGGCATAGCTCTTCCATTATAATCACCATCCCAGCCTTGTGAATTGGCAGGTAATTCTTTTAAAAGTTTTCCATAGCGATCAAAAATATGAATGTATTCTACCTGAAATTCTGTGGTGTTGGTTTCATAAGGAAGCCAGTAGTCATTATAGCCATCTGCATTTGGTGTAAAGAAGGCCGGAAAACCGAAAATGATCTCTTCAAATTGAGCAACTTTACAGGCGTTATTAGTTCTTGCGTAAAAAGTATGGGTGCCGCCGGGCACATTTCTAAAAGTAGGATTACTTTGGTAAGGGCCATCGGGATTATCCATAGCAAAGCTTAATCCGGAAAGTTCGTTGGTGAGCACCGTGACCTGATTGGTTTCTCCCTGGTTTTCAATTTCCAGTTCTAAAATTTCTGGATTAGGGAATTGCTCAATTATATACTGAATTTCACGGCTACACCCCAGATTAGTATCTGTAATACTTAAATTATATGTGCCAGGCGCATTAACTAAGATGGTTTGGGAAGTTTCGCCGGTATTCCAGGAGTAATTATAATCGCCTGGGTTGGGCATATTAATATCATTACCAAGTGTTAAAGGAAAATCGTCTATACAAGCCTGGGTTACCATTGCATCCCGAATTTCTGGAAGACTATTTAATGATAGCTCTATAGATCCAAAGCCGTAACACGAATTATCCGCTTCAGCCCTAATATAAATGGTCTTTGGGGCAGAAAGATAGATTTGAGGTAAATAATTTTCCCCCAGGATTGCATCATTTTCAGTTTGGTGAAAACTTAAGGTTATATTTTGGCTTAAACCTAACTCCTGAATTATATTTTGTTCAATTTCAGTGAGATTAAATTCACCTTCGCCATCGGTAAGCTCACAACCACTAACCGGTGCCGGGTTGAGCTGTACGCCACCGGTAGCTTCTAACGTAATCTTATTTAATTTACTACATTCTCCATTCAAATCAACCAGTTTTATAGTTAACTCCTGGTTTGGAATGTTATTTCTATAGGTACTTCTTAAAGCTTCCTCATTTTCCACATCATCTATCGCGCTTTGCTCATCTTCATAAAAATAGAGCTGAACAGATGAATTTTCAGCTGACAGTAGCTCATTCCTGGCTAATTGTAGGTTAAAAGTTGTGATTCCATCTCCGGGATCATTATCTGTAATATCACATTGCTGAAGCGTAAAATCTTGATTTATTTCAGGTAACTTTAAGATGGTTATTTCCTTACAAACGGGATCCTGGGGAATACCATTCCTGGTTTTTATAAGTGCTACGGTATAGGTACCAGGTTCTGAATAGACGTGGGATGGATTTGGAGTGTTAGAAGTTTCGCCATCCCCAAATTCCCATAGAACAGCATCAAAATCCGGTTCTCCTGAAATTGTAAACTCGGTGCTCGTACCGAAGCATAAGTTCTCAACTTCAAATGAATTTTTAAATAATGATTGAACGAAAGGAGGAAGCCCTAATTTTGAATTATTGGGAGCAATATCTACTGAATTATGACGGTAATCTACATTTTGTGCATCTTCTTCGGGTTTATTTATTACCGAAATTCGCGTGTGATTTAAATAGCCGCCATCATCTGTTGGGTAGCCGGCTCTATAAACTTTTCCATTTATAGCAAGTTGTAAGCCTCCAGCTACGTTTCGGGAAGAATGAATCAATTCTCTGGAATCCATAATATTATTGCTTGCTAAATCAAACTGATAAAGTTCACTATTTTCCAAAAAATCATTAGAATTAAAGATATTCGCTGTAATATAAAGCTTAGATGAGGTAGGGGAGAAACCAACTCCGTAAGGATAACTGTTTTCAAGGATTAACTCTTCATTTGTAACCTTTCCTGTTAGATCATTAAAATCATACAGGAAGACTTTTCCGGTATTTTTGGTTCCAGAATTTGAATTTCCCAATGAAGTACCTGTATATGCTGCTGCCATTTTTTTTCCATCAGGAGATATTTTTAAGTATCCGCCTGCGGTTATATTAATATCATTTTCATTGAGAATGGGAGGGAAGTTATTGGAGAGGGTAGAGACTACAGGGGTGGTTTCTACGCCACTTTCACTCACCCTAAAAGAATAAAACTTATTTGTGAATTGGGTAACTACCCAATATGAAACGCAGTCTCCAGAAATTACTGCAGAAATTTTTTCTGAACTTTTAAATTCGTTTTCGCTCGCATTTGAAGAATTATAGGTTTCTAAATGAATATTTTTTCTCCCTTCAACAATACCGCCATTTCCATTATTTAGATTCATATCTACTTCAGAAAAGTGAACGCCTTCAATTTCGTCGTTTGGAGTAAGGTAATAGTCAGGTTTATCTACGGTGAAAATAAAATATCTACCAGGATGGGCAGGTCGTGGGACAATAATTGCAGATTGGGTAGTAGAAACATTTCCTTTTAAATCGGTCCCATTTTGCATCAAATCGTGGTTGCGATCAAACACAATTGTTCCGTCTGTATAAAAGAGTAGGTTTCCATTTTGGTCTGAAATGCTGGTAGAACCTTCTACTGTTCGTAGCCTTCCATTATCTAAATTTTCGAGCTCACCAGAAGAAAAAGAAAGTCCTGCACCATCACCAAAATACCAGTTGGCCGCTTCTTGCTGGGCATTAAGCTGGAGGCTTAAAACCAGAAAATTTATAAGAAAAAGATAAATAATTTTCATTCGCCCTCCCCCATACATTTTATTCTACAGATCTCTCTTTTTTAGAAGTCTGAAGGATAAAAATACAAAAATAGCAGTCCAAAATATCACAATTATTAACTGGTCCCAGTGAATTCCATAGTCTTTATCAATTTCAGAACCTATTTGAGTCGCTGCGGTTTGTACCGCCGATAGCCTGGAGAAGGGTTCTTTGATAAGGTTACTCATAGATTCCAGCGGAAAAAATCTAGCGATATTATCAGCAATTTCAGAATCTCTAAAAATCTGCCACTTTAAAACTCCATAAACAATACTTTCTAAAATCCACCAGATAAACAGAAAGCCAAGTGCAAATGCAGAACGTTTTATAAGAATTCCCAGGAACATACAAAAGGCAAAGAATCCAGTGAGTTTTACGAAATAAGCGATCATATATTCCATATCTGAAAAGATGATAGAAACCTCTGTGAAATCTGAAAATGAAAGCCCTAGAATTAGGGAAACAATAAACAGAAAGATTGTAGAAACCAGGGAAAATACCATTACAGTTAAGAACTTAGAAGCGATAAATTCTTTTTTGCTTAGGCCGTCAATCAAATTTTGTTTTAGCGTCCGGTTGGTATATTCGTTGGACATCATGGAAACAATTACAATAGCCAGGAACAATTTTAGCAAGGCGGCGATATAAGAATTAAAATGCCAGATGTAAGGGAAATTAAAAATTCCCTGGTCGGCTACGCGAAAGTTAATCGCGCCTAAATTGAATTCAATAGAAGCAATTAATGCAATAAAAGTTATTAAAATAAAATAGGTGAGGACCAGTATTTTTGCCGAACGGCTATAGCGTAATTTATGATATTCTATCTCTAAAAGTCGTAACATTATGCAGATGGAGTTTGATTGGTTAATTCAAGGAATTGTTCTTCCAGGCTTTCTTTTCGTTTTACCAGGTAGGAAAGAGAAAGTCCCTTTTGAAATAAATATTCGTTAATAGTTTCAGCATCCATAGGCTCTTTAAGAATAGCCGTTACAATATTTTCTTTTTCTGAAACATTTTCTATCCCCGGATGGGCAATAAGTAACTCCTGGAGTAATTGCATATTTTTTGCCTGCAGTTCAAAGAAACCGTGGCTGGCATTAATAGCATCTACAGGGCCGCTGTATAGTTTCTTTCCATTTCTTATAATCACCACATGCGAACAAACTTTTTCAACTTCATCCAGTAAATGCGAAGCCAGTAAAATGGTAGTTCCTCCTGCTGCGATCTTCCTGATAATCTCCCGAATTTGATGAATTCCCTGCGGATCCAATCCGTTGGTAGGCTCATCTAAAATTAAAATTTTCGGGTCGTTAAGTAGGGCAGAGGCAATTGCAAGACGTTGCTTCATTCCCAAAGAAAAAGTTCTGAATTTGCTGTCTTTTCTATCCAGTAAACCAACAATTTTCAGTTTTTCGTCAATTTTATCTTTCGGAACATCTTTAATTTTACATACCAGCGCCAGGTTTTGTGAGGCCGTCATATAAGGGTAAAAATTAGGATGTTCTATAATGGCGCCCACTTTCTTTAAAGCTTCGTGAGTGTTGATATTTCCACTAAACCAGGCAAACTCGCCAGAGGTTTTATTAACTACGTTTAGCACCATCCCTAGCGTGGTAGATTTTCCACTTCCGTTAGGGCCTAAAATACCATATACGTGGCCTTTTTTTATGGTAAAAGACAGGTTGTCTACCGCGGTTAACGCGCCATATTTTTTAGTAAGGTCTTTGAGACTTAGAATTGTTTCCAAAATTGAAGAAAAGTTTAAAGTATGACGACGAAGTTAGGGAATTGTTACAGATTTCACTTTAGAAAGCTTATTTTTGATAAAAAGCACACACAATATGGAAGAAAAGCTGATGTCTAAGAAAAAACCGTCATTTGCTGTAAATGAAAGGTTAAACCGATATCTGGCCAAACATAACCGTAATACCAAAATTCCGGTTTTCTATGACGATTTGTTACGCTTTTCAGGGTCTGTGGTGGTTTATGATCAGCACGAAGAAGATACATTTTGGGTGCGTTGTTACTATCCCGATTTTGAACGCGAAGAAATAGATAATAGCCTGAAACAGGTGTATACCATTATGCATTCTGATGGTAGTGACGACTCGCTGGAATTTTTAAATGTGGATGCTATAGATTATTGCACCTTTGGAAATTCGAAACCCTTCCGCATAAAAGTGCGAAATATCTTAAACGATAGTTTTACCTATTTCTACGTAAAAAAAGCTGATGCTTCCAGAATCTACGGACTCGAATTTGAGCACTTGCTTTCCCCACACCGAATTAATTTCCTGGTTTATAAAGACACTTTAATTGAAGAACATATTGCCGGAATACCGGGAGATGTTTTTATTGAAGACCATTTGCCGAGCTGTGACAACCGGGCACAAACCCAAATTGCCAAACAATTTGTGAAATTCAACGAACGCTGTACAGTTAGACTTTTGGGAGATATGCGTTCTTATAATTATGTGGTGATTCCCACGCACGATTTCGATCATGTAGAATATCAAATTAGGGCGATAGATTTTGATCAGCAGTGTTTTGAGGGGAATTTGAAAGTCTATCGTCCGCAGTTTTTTAAAGAGAATTTAAAAATGGTGGAGTTGGTCCAGGATAAACTCCAGGAATCTTCAATAGAACAATATAGAAAAGAAGAGCGTTCCCTGCTTGCCAAAAGAATTATCAATACACGGCCCCGTTATAAAGAATTGCTGCGCTGTATGATAAACGATCACGTTTCTACCCAGGCCAATGTAAAAACTTTAAGAAGCGACCTTTATAAATATACCAGGGATATTAAATTTAAACGCGCCAGTACTATGGGGCAAATTCTAAGAACTGCACTAGATTTTGTGCGCCGCAATTATGAAGATGTAAATATGAAACGTTTGCTGGAAAGTTCGTAAAATAAGAAGGAGGTTGTTTGAAAAATATAGTTGCGTCCAGCTGAACTTGTTTCAGCTTCTAAGATGTTTTGATTATCGACATTTTAGATCTCCGAATAAATTTCGGAGCAAGCTCTGAAGCAAGTTTAGGATGACGATTTTAAGCACTTTATTAAAGATGGCTTATGAAATAAGTAAACTACCTCGGGGCAAGCCCATGAGGCATTTTATAAGCAAAACATTTTGATTCGAGACAAGCCTCGGAGCATTTAAATCTCGATTATCGAGTAAAATAAAAGACCTCACAGGTTTTTAAAATCTGTAAGGTCTAATTGCAGAATTTCTTAACTTTTCTCTTCTTTATTGAAATAAACCAGGTAATAATACATTTGCTTTTCCTCATCCCAACCTTTTTCAACAAACTTATCTGCCGATTCAGCGTTTACAAAATCCATTTTAATTTGGATGTGTGTGTCCAGATTGATCACACTTTTAATTTTCTTTCGCGCATCGGTTACCGCTTTGTTTGCGATGGGGAAATTGGTAAGATCTTCGATTTTATATTTAGGCGCTTTTTCAGTTTTATAATGCTGAAATTCGGGTAGTAACTCAGGATTATCAATTACCGAATTTAAGAAATTACTTTCCTCAAAATCATCATTTTTGGCGAAGTAATCCATACTTCGGTTCATAAACATCACCTCTTC is a window of Salegentibacter salegens DNA encoding:
- a CDS encoding ABC transporter ATP-binding protein: METILSLKDLTKKYGALTAVDNLSFTIKKGHVYGILGPNGSGKSTTLGMVLNVVNKTSGEFAWFSGNINTHEALKKVGAIIEHPNFYPYMTASQNLALVCKIKDVPKDKIDEKLKIVGLLDRKDSKFRTFSLGMKQRLAIASALLNDPKILILDEPTNGLDPQGIHQIREIIRKIAAGGTTILLASHLLDEVEKVCSHVVIIRNGKKLYSGPVDAINASHGFFELQAKNMQLLQELLIAHPGIENVSEKENIVTAILKEPMDAETINEYLFQKGLSLSYLVKRKESLEEQFLELTNQTPSA